From Vibrio aerogenes, a single genomic window includes:
- the uca gene encoding urea carboxylase yields MFSKVLIANRGAIACRVIRTLKQMNIASVAIYSEADADSLHVIQADEAFSLGEGAAAATYLDQEKIIAIARNSGAQAIHPGYGFLSENPDFVTLCENAGLTFLGPTPEQMNTFGLKHSAREIAAKAGVPLLPGTGLLTDNAAALTQAEIIGYPVMLKSTAGGGGIGMQRCDDAATLDSALDSVRRLSANNFNHSGIFIEKFIEQARHIEVQIFGDGQGNVIALGERDCSAQRRNQKVIEETPAPHLSDETRQALRDTAIRLAQAVNYRNAGTVEFVLDQKTQAFYFLEVNTRLQVEHGVTEEVFGVDLVEWMVRQGAGVLDLSGWEDRQPQGHAIQVRLYAEDPNKNFQPCAGLLSHVEWPQISGLRIEHWIEAGTEVSAFFDPMLAKIIIHADSREQALTRMEQALAGISVYGIEHNRQYLQQLIQTPQVQEGRVLTQSLNQFSYQPATIDILSGGTQTTIQDYPGRKGYWHIGVPPSGPMDPLSFRLANQLLDNEKNCAGLEIIVSGPTLKFNTTKQLVLTGASIQASLDDIPVPMGTIITVKQGQTLKLGKITGPGARTYLAVEGGLQCPDYLGSQSTFTLGQFGGHAGRALRAGDVLHLSSAPPRQLSEARMCLPELTGQWDIHVMYGPHGAPDFFTDKDIETFFGAEWEVHFNSSRTGVRLIGPKPDWARQDGGEAGLHPSNIHDNAYAIGTIDFTGDMPVILGPDGPSLGGFVCPATVIKADLWKVGQLKAGDKIRFIPVSLADAEAAEQAQNTQIQQKRVQAYRCESPQLGSPIIDVIPAEETREHVVYRQCGEDFLLVEYGPQMLDIRLRFRVHALMLKLEALRLPGIEELTPGIRSLQVHYNNLILPRDELMQILRNLEATLHDIDALTVPARIVHLPLSWDDEATRLAIRKYQEVVRKDAPWCPDNIEFIRRINGLDSIEEVKKIVFDASYLVMGLGDVYLGAPVATPLDPRHRLVTTKYNPARTWTPENAVGIGGAYLCVYGMEGPGGYQFVGRTLQMWNRYRQTSCFEKPWLLRFFDQIRFYPVSAEELLEIRKQHPRGHYPLNIEQTTFSLADYQALTQAHAGEIEQCKIRQQTAFEAERQRWIESGQANFVVPEAETHETEHFVPEDGCEAIESHVTGNIWQIAVKPGHFVQAGEVVAILEAMKMELEVVAPVSGAIETICQPAGASVHAGQAIMTIRTASEAQGGE; encoded by the coding sequence ATGTTTAGCAAGGTATTGATTGCCAACCGCGGCGCCATTGCCTGTCGGGTCATCCGGACTCTGAAACAGATGAATATTGCCAGTGTTGCTATTTACAGCGAAGCCGATGCAGACAGCCTGCATGTGATTCAGGCCGACGAGGCTTTCTCTCTGGGTGAAGGTGCAGCCGCCGCGACTTATCTTGATCAGGAAAAAATCATCGCCATTGCCCGTAACAGCGGTGCGCAAGCCATTCATCCCGGCTACGGTTTCTTAAGTGAGAATCCGGATTTCGTTACTTTATGTGAAAACGCAGGCCTGACTTTTCTTGGTCCGACACCCGAACAAATGAATACATTCGGGCTGAAGCACTCAGCCCGGGAAATTGCAGCGAAAGCTGGTGTGCCCCTGCTGCCGGGCACCGGATTGTTAACCGACAATGCCGCCGCATTAACACAGGCCGAGATTATCGGCTATCCAGTCATGCTCAAAAGCACCGCCGGTGGAGGCGGCATTGGCATGCAACGTTGTGACGACGCCGCAACACTTGACAGTGCTTTAGACTCCGTCAGACGCCTGAGCGCAAATAACTTCAACCACAGCGGCATCTTTATAGAGAAATTTATCGAACAGGCGCGCCATATAGAAGTTCAGATTTTCGGCGATGGTCAGGGCAACGTCATTGCTCTGGGAGAACGGGACTGTTCTGCCCAGCGGCGTAACCAGAAAGTCATCGAAGAAACACCAGCGCCACATTTGAGCGACGAAACCCGTCAGGCGCTGCGCGATACGGCCATTCGTCTGGCTCAGGCCGTGAATTACCGCAATGCCGGCACCGTCGAATTCGTACTCGACCAGAAAACACAGGCATTCTATTTTCTTGAAGTGAATACCCGCTTACAGGTTGAACACGGTGTAACCGAAGAAGTGTTCGGTGTCGATCTGGTTGAATGGATGGTCAGGCAAGGTGCAGGTGTACTGGATTTATCCGGCTGGGAAGACAGACAACCACAGGGACATGCGATTCAGGTCCGGCTTTATGCCGAAGATCCGAACAAAAATTTCCAGCCTTGTGCCGGATTACTCAGCCATGTGGAATGGCCACAAATATCCGGGCTGCGGATTGAGCACTGGATTGAAGCTGGCACCGAAGTTTCCGCTTTTTTTGACCCGATGCTGGCAAAAATCATCATTCATGCCGATAGCCGCGAACAGGCGCTAACCCGGATGGAACAAGCGCTGGCAGGTATTTCTGTCTATGGCATTGAACACAACCGCCAATATCTGCAACAACTGATTCAAACCCCACAGGTTCAGGAAGGCCGGGTGCTGACTCAAAGCCTGAATCAGTTCAGTTATCAGCCTGCCACGATCGATATTCTCAGTGGCGGCACTCAAACCACGATTCAGGATTATCCCGGCCGGAAAGGTTACTGGCATATTGGCGTGCCGCCATCCGGCCCGATGGATCCACTCAGTTTCCGGCTGGCAAACCAGTTACTGGACAACGAGAAAAACTGTGCCGGGCTGGAAATCATTGTCAGTGGTCCGACACTCAAATTTAATACGACAAAACAGCTTGTCCTTACCGGCGCATCGATTCAGGCCAGTCTCGATGATATCCCCGTCCCGATGGGAACCATCATCACTGTAAAGCAGGGTCAAACCCTGAAGCTGGGAAAAATCACCGGTCCCGGTGCCCGGACTTATCTCGCCGTAGAAGGCGGCCTGCAATGCCCGGACTATCTGGGCAGTCAATCCACCTTTACGCTGGGGCAGTTTGGCGGCCACGCCGGGCGGGCCCTGCGGGCCGGTGATGTATTACATCTGAGCTCTGCACCACCCCGTCAGCTTAGCGAAGCGCGTATGTGTTTACCTGAACTTACCGGGCAGTGGGACATTCATGTCATGTACGGCCCCCATGGGGCGCCTGATTTCTTCACCGACAAAGACATTGAAACGTTCTTCGGAGCCGAGTGGGAAGTTCACTTTAATTCCAGCCGGACCGGCGTGCGCCTGATCGGCCCGAAACCAGACTGGGCCAGACAGGACGGCGGGGAGGCCGGACTGCACCCCTCAAATATTCATGACAATGCCTACGCCATCGGCACGATCGATTTCACCGGTGATATGCCGGTGATTCTCGGGCCCGATGGCCCCAGTCTCGGTGGTTTTGTCTGCCCGGCAACCGTCATTAAAGCCGATTTATGGAAAGTCGGACAGCTTAAGGCCGGTGATAAAATCCGCTTCATTCCGGTGTCGCTGGCCGATGCAGAAGCAGCAGAGCAGGCACAGAACACGCAGATTCAGCAAAAACGGGTTCAGGCTTATCGCTGTGAAAGTCCGCAGCTTGGCTCTCCCATTATCGATGTGATTCCGGCAGAAGAAACCCGGGAACATGTGGTTTATCGTCAGTGCGGTGAAGATTTTCTGCTGGTCGAGTATGGCCCGCAAATGCTGGATATCCGGCTGCGCTTCCGGGTTCATGCCCTGATGCTGAAGCTTGAAGCACTCAGGCTTCCCGGCATTGAAGAGCTGACACCGGGCATCCGCTCGTTGCAGGTCCATTACAACAATCTGATTCTGCCGCGTGATGAGTTGATGCAGATCCTGCGGAACCTGGAAGCCACGTTGCATGATATCGATGCACTCACGGTGCCAGCCCGGATCGTTCATCTGCCCCTTTCATGGGATGATGAAGCGACCCGGCTGGCGATCCGTAAATACCAGGAAGTCGTCAGAAAAGATGCGCCCTGGTGTCCGGATAATATTGAATTCATTCGACGGATTAATGGACTGGATTCCATTGAAGAGGTGAAAAAAATCGTTTTTGATGCCAGTTATCTGGTCATGGGGCTGGGCGATGTTTATCTCGGTGCGCCCGTGGCAACACCTCTTGACCCGCGCCACCGCCTCGTGACCACCAAATATAACCCGGCCCGTACATGGACACCGGAAAATGCTGTCGGTATCGGCGGTGCTTATCTGTGTGTTTACGGTATGGAAGGTCCGGGCGGTTACCAGTTTGTCGGCCGGACGCTGCAAATGTGGAACCGCTACAGGCAGACCAGCTGCTTTGAAAAACCATGGCTGCTGCGCTTTTTTGACCAAATCCGCTTCTACCCGGTCTCTGCCGAAGAGCTGTTAGAAATCCGTAAGCAACACCCGCGGGGGCACTATCCGCTGAACATTGAGCAAACCACTTTCTCGCTGGCTGACTATCAGGCACTCACTCAGGCCCATGCCGGTGAAATTGAACAATGTAAAATCCGCCAGCAAACGGCTTTTGAAGCAGAACGCCAGCGCTGGATTGAAAGCGGTCAGGCCAACTTTGTTGTCCCGGAAGCAGAAACACATGAAACGGAGCACTTTGTCCCGGAAGACGGTTGTGAAGCCATTGAAAGTCATGTCACAGGTAA
- a CDS encoding urea amidolyase associated protein UAAP2 has product MITESQLQPENAVRRDTVPAGDYYMQIVKKGQTFRILDLEGNQAADTLFYNANHPAERYSAIDTIREQGNVYLTTGTKILSDQGNVMLEIVADTCGRHDTLGGACATESNTVRYALEKKTMHACRDSWLLAVTEHEEFGLTKRDITHNINFFMNVPITESGGLTFEDGISAPGKYVELKAAMDVIVLISNCPQLNNPCNAYNPTPVEVLVWDA; this is encoded by the coding sequence ATGATCACTGAAAGTCAACTGCAACCCGAAAACGCTGTTCGCCGCGATACCGTTCCGGCCGGTGATTACTACATGCAGATTGTCAAAAAAGGGCAAACCTTCCGCATTTTGGATCTGGAAGGCAATCAGGCGGCAGATACCCTGTTTTATAACGCCAACCATCCGGCTGAGCGCTACAGCGCCATCGACACCATCCGCGAACAAGGTAATGTTTATCTGACGACCGGCACCAAAATTCTCTCTGATCAGGGCAATGTGATGCTGGAAATCGTTGCCGATACCTGCGGCCGCCATGACACATTAGGCGGAGCCTGCGCCACAGAAAGTAACACGGTTCGCTATGCACTGGAGAAAAAAACCATGCACGCCTGCCGTGACAGCTGGCTGCTGGCCGTCACAGAGCATGAAGAGTTCGGCCTGACCAAACGGGATATCACTCACAATATCAATTTCTTTATGAATGTCCCGATTACCGAAAGCGGTGGCCTGACGTTTGAAGATGGCATCAGTGCACCGGGAAAATACGTCGAACTGAAAGCCGCCATGGATGTGATTGTTCTGATCTCTAACTGCCCGCAACTGAATAACCCGTGTAATGCGTACAACCCGACACCGGTCGAGGTACTGGTCTGGGATGCGTAA
- a CDS encoding urea amidolyase associated protein UAAP1 has translation MPTSPQPIFTELLPGAAHWSMKIPKGFVLTAKDLEGGANLSLLFYNPENLLERYNAPDTLKCQHTFKLTTGHCLYSDMGRVFCTIVKDETNWIDTVCGVANKEKVAKKWGERSYQADRNQWKQNGYDSLLVEVAKYGLGKRDLAANLNLFSKVSSDTEGNLIFADNHSQPGDEIALRFEMDTLVVLTTCPHPLNPATEYPFRPVELTLTEATEMTLPVPPHGQDENQRGLENNRRYHCTHSHPAHSHPDHAHPEAQA, from the coding sequence ATGCCAACATCACCGCAACCCATTTTTACAGAATTACTGCCCGGAGCCGCGCACTGGTCAATGAAAATCCCGAAAGGTTTTGTGCTGACCGCCAAAGATCTGGAAGGTGGCGCAAACCTCAGTTTGCTGTTTTACAACCCGGAAAACCTGCTGGAACGCTATAACGCGCCCGACACTCTGAAATGTCAGCATACATTCAAACTGACCACTGGCCATTGCCTTTACTCCGACATGGGCCGGGTATTCTGTACCATCGTGAAAGATGAAACCAACTGGATTGATACCGTTTGTGGCGTTGCCAATAAAGAGAAAGTCGCAAAAAAATGGGGAGAAAGAAGTTATCAGGCTGACCGGAATCAGTGGAAACAGAATGGCTATGATTCCCTGTTGGTCGAAGTTGCGAAATACGGACTCGGCAAACGGGATCTGGCGGCAAACCTGAATCTGTTCAGTAAGGTCAGCTCAGATACCGAAGGTAACCTGATCTTTGCAGACAATCACAGTCAGCCCGGTGATGAAATTGCGTTGCGGTTTGAAATGGACACACTGGTTGTTCTGACAACCTGCCCGCATCCACTGAATCCGGCGACCGAATATCCGTTCAGACCCGTCGAACTCACGCTGACGGAAGCCACAGAGATGACATTACCGGTGCCACCGCACGGGCAGGATGAAAACCAACGCGGACTGGAAAATAACCGTCGTTATCACTGTACACATTCCCACCCGGCTCATTCTCACCCAGACCACGCTCACCCGGAGGCACAAGCATGA